The following coding sequences lie in one Mycobacterium sp. DL440 genomic window:
- a CDS encoding DAK2 domain-containing protein, whose protein sequence is MSARRLDAPALRAWAHAAVDELIVHTDEINRLNVFPVADADTGTNMLFTMRSAWAHVDAEPVGADITAVASALAAGALQGARGNSGVILSQILLGLAEVITTAAARRDGDLSAVDGTLFGTALRHAAVLAVTSMGEPVPGTIVSVLQAAAEAAEQCAATGGDVAEVAAAAGEAASAALDRTPEQLDVLAKAGVVDSGGRGLLVLLDAMTATLVGHAPRRPIYTPASPQAALAASAAPPQFEVMYLLSGCGAPAVEGLRAALEQMGESVAIAASGSDHYSVHVHLDDAGAAVEAGLAVGSLNRIQITALTVAAGVRPAGGWARERAVLAVVDGDGGVELFAGEGAQVLRPEASEPINAQQLLRALVDVGAAQVMVLPNGYVAAEELVAGCTAAIGWGIDVVPVPAGSMVQGLAALAVHDEGRQAVDDGYTMARAAAGARHGAVRIATEEALTWAGTCKPGDGLGIAGDEVLIVGSDLTAAAAGLIDLMMVAGGELITVLTGDGVDDEVGKALQAHVHRAHLGAELVTYHTGHRGDALLIGVE, encoded by the coding sequence ATGTCGGCTCGGCGGCTGGATGCTCCCGCTCTGCGGGCCTGGGCCCATGCCGCTGTCGACGAACTGATTGTCCACACCGACGAGATCAACCGGCTCAACGTGTTCCCGGTGGCTGATGCCGATACCGGGACAAACATGCTGTTCACGATGCGTTCGGCGTGGGCGCACGTCGACGCCGAGCCGGTCGGCGCCGACATCACGGCGGTGGCGAGCGCGTTGGCGGCCGGAGCGTTGCAGGGCGCCCGCGGCAACTCCGGGGTGATCCTGTCCCAGATTCTGCTCGGCCTGGCCGAGGTCATCACCACCGCAGCCGCCCGGCGTGACGGTGACCTGTCCGCGGTGGACGGCACGCTGTTCGGTACGGCGCTGCGCCACGCCGCCGTCCTGGCCGTCACCTCGATGGGGGAGCCCGTGCCGGGGACGATCGTGTCCGTGCTGCAGGCGGCCGCCGAGGCCGCCGAACAGTGCGCGGCCACCGGCGGTGACGTCGCCGAGGTGGCGGCCGCTGCCGGCGAGGCGGCATCGGCCGCGCTGGACCGCACACCGGAGCAGCTCGACGTGCTGGCCAAGGCCGGGGTGGTCGATTCCGGCGGCCGTGGCCTGCTCGTCCTTCTCGACGCCATGACGGCCACTCTGGTCGGCCACGCGCCCCGCCGTCCGATCTACACCCCGGCCTCACCGCAGGCCGCACTGGCGGCCTCGGCGGCACCGCCGCAGTTCGAGGTCATGTACCTGCTGAGCGGGTGCGGTGCCCCTGCCGTCGAGGGGCTGCGGGCAGCGCTGGAGCAGATGGGTGAGTCGGTGGCGATCGCCGCCTCGGGCAGCGATCACTACTCGGTGCACGTCCATCTCGACGACGCCGGCGCGGCGGTCGAGGCCGGGCTGGCGGTGGGGTCGCTGAACCGCATTCAGATCACCGCACTGACCGTCGCCGCGGGCGTCAGGCCTGCCGGTGGATGGGCTCGCGAGCGGGCCGTGCTGGCTGTGGTCGATGGGGACGGCGGCGTCGAGCTGTTCGCCGGTGAGGGTGCGCAGGTGTTGCGGCCCGAAGCGAGCGAGCCGATCAATGCGCAGCAGTTGTTGCGCGCCCTGGTCGATGTGGGTGCGGCCCAGGTGATGGTGTTGCCCAACGGGTATGTCGCCGCCGAGGAACTCGTGGCGGGCTGCACTGCCGCGATCGGTTGGGGAATCGACGTGGTGCCGGTGCCGGCCGGTTCGATGGTGCAGGGGTTGGCGGCGCTGGCGGTCCACGACGAGGGACGGCAAGCCGTCGACGACGGGTACACCATGGCGCGCGCCGCTGCGGGGGCGCGCCACGGTGCGGTGCGGATCGCCACCGAGGAGGCGTTGACGTGGGCGGGCACCTGCAAGCCGGGTGACGGGCTCGGCATCGCCGGCGACGAGGTCCTGATCGTCGGGTCTGATCTCACCGCCGCGGCCGCAGGGTTGATCGATCTGATGATGGTGGCCGGTGGTGAGCTGATCACGGTGCTGACCGGCGACGGTGTGGACGATGAGGTCGGGAAGGCGCTGCAGGCCCACGTCCACCGCGCGCACCTCGGCGCAGAGTTGGTGACGTACCACACGGGCCACCGCGGTGACGCCCTGCTGATCGGAGTGGAGTAG
- the recG gene encoding ATP-dependent DNA helicase RecG produces the protein MADLGDRLDFVLGKKGADKLFDNFGLRTVNDLLRHYPRKYSEGMSVRGEDDALDLEEGEHVTFVDEVTETKDGLMRAQPGKRARKWLRVTLGEHRPKVTATFFNAGWMIDQLPTGTRIMLSGEVGFFKGAMQLTHPAYLVLDSPTGKTPGSKAMKAIATSSGATGDELLAAFERDFFPIYPASAKMQSWDIYACVRQVLAVLDPVTDPLPESFVRERDLMSEDEALRAIHLAENSADRDRAIERLTYDEAIGLQWGLVGRRYGELSESGPVAPRRADGLAAEMATRLPFALTQGQVEVLDVISDELASTRPMNRMLQGEVGSGKTIVSVLAMLQMVDAGYQCALLAPTEVLAAQHARSVRDVLGPLAMAGQLGGAEHGTRVALLTGSMTPQQKREARGEVASGAAGVVIGTHALLQDVVEFHNLGMVVVDEQHRFGVEQRDTLRAKARDGVTPHLLVMTATPIPRTVALTVYGDLETSTLRELPRGRQPITTNTIFVTQKPTWLDRAWARIREEVGAGRQGYVVASRIDESDKENGEAGPTPVTVLELFDRLGAGPLAGLRLGLMHGRLSGDEKDAVMGAFRAGEIDVLVCTTVIEVGVDVPNATVMVVMDSDRFGISQLHQLRGRIGRGQHPSLCLLATRLPETSKAGERIKAVAATLDGFALADLDLQERREGDVLGLNQSGRTINLRFLSLADHLGVITDAREFCESVYEKRPDDPGMALLAAQFVDTDRVEYLDKA, from the coding sequence GTGGCGGACCTCGGCGATCGGCTCGACTTCGTCCTCGGCAAGAAGGGCGCCGACAAGCTCTTCGACAATTTCGGCCTGCGCACCGTCAACGACTTGCTGCGCCACTATCCGCGCAAGTACAGCGAAGGCATGTCGGTCCGCGGCGAAGACGATGCGCTGGACCTCGAGGAAGGCGAACACGTCACGTTCGTCGACGAGGTGACCGAGACCAAAGACGGGTTGATGCGCGCTCAGCCCGGCAAACGCGCCCGCAAATGGCTGCGCGTCACTCTGGGAGAACACCGGCCCAAGGTGACCGCGACGTTCTTCAACGCCGGCTGGATGATCGACCAACTGCCCACCGGCACCCGCATCATGTTGTCGGGTGAGGTCGGATTCTTCAAGGGCGCAATGCAATTGACGCATCCGGCTTACCTGGTGCTGGATTCGCCCACCGGAAAGACCCCTGGCAGCAAGGCGATGAAGGCGATCGCCACCAGCTCAGGGGCCACCGGCGATGAGTTACTGGCGGCCTTCGAGCGCGACTTCTTCCCGATCTATCCCGCCAGCGCCAAGATGCAGAGCTGGGACATCTATGCCTGCGTGCGTCAGGTGCTCGCCGTGCTGGACCCCGTCACCGATCCACTTCCGGAATCATTTGTGCGCGAGCGGGATCTGATGAGCGAGGACGAGGCGCTACGGGCGATCCACCTGGCCGAGAACTCGGCCGACCGTGATCGGGCCATCGAGCGGCTGACCTACGACGAGGCCATCGGTCTGCAGTGGGGGCTGGTGGGCCGGCGCTACGGCGAGCTCAGCGAATCCGGGCCCGTTGCGCCGCGCAGGGCCGACGGGCTTGCCGCCGAGATGGCGACCCGCCTGCCGTTCGCGCTCACGCAGGGCCAGGTCGAGGTGCTCGACGTGATCTCGGATGAACTGGCCTCGACCCGGCCGATGAACCGGATGCTGCAGGGTGAGGTCGGGTCGGGCAAGACGATCGTCTCGGTGTTGGCCATGCTGCAGATGGTCGATGCGGGCTACCAGTGTGCCTTGCTGGCGCCGACGGAAGTGCTTGCCGCCCAACATGCCCGGTCGGTTCGCGACGTCCTGGGTCCGCTGGCCATGGCAGGCCAGCTCGGTGGCGCCGAGCACGGTACCCGGGTGGCGCTGCTGACGGGCTCGATGACGCCGCAGCAGAAGCGTGAGGCTCGCGGCGAAGTGGCCTCCGGCGCGGCCGGCGTCGTCATCGGCACCCACGCGCTGCTGCAGGATGTGGTGGAGTTCCACAACCTCGGGATGGTCGTGGTCGACGAGCAGCACCGGTTCGGGGTGGAGCAGCGGGATACCTTGCGCGCCAAGGCACGTGACGGGGTGACCCCCCATCTGCTGGTGATGACCGCGACGCCGATTCCGCGCACGGTGGCACTGACCGTCTACGGTGACCTCGAAACCTCGACGTTGCGTGAGCTTCCGCGCGGGCGCCAGCCCATCACCACCAACACCATCTTCGTCACGCAGAAGCCGACATGGCTGGACCGGGCCTGGGCCCGGATCCGGGAGGAAGTCGGCGCCGGACGTCAGGGCTACGTGGTGGCCTCACGCATCGACGAATCCGACAAGGAGAACGGCGAAGCCGGACCTACACCGGTCACGGTCCTCGAACTGTTCGACCGACTCGGCGCAGGACCTTTGGCGGGGTTGCGTCTCGGCCTCATGCACGGCCGGCTGTCCGGTGACGAGAAGGACGCGGTGATGGGCGCGTTCCGGGCCGGCGAGATCGATGTGCTGGTGTGTACCACGGTGATTGAGGTCGGTGTCGACGTCCCCAATGCCACCGTCATGGTGGTGATGGATTCCGACCGTTTCGGGATCAGTCAGCTCCATCAGCTGCGCGGCCGGATCGGTCGTGGTCAGCATCCCAGCCTGTGCCTGCTCGCCACCCGGCTGCCGGAGACCTCGAAGGCGGGTGAACGGATCAAAGCCGTCGCCGCCACGCTCGACGGGTTCGCCCTGGCCGATCTCGATCTGCAGGAGCGTCGCGAGGGGGATGTGCTGGGGCTCAACCAATCCGGGCGCACCATCAACCTGCGCTTCCTGTCGCTGGCCGACCACCTGGGTGTGATCACCGATGCCCGAGAGTTCTGCGAGTCGGTGTATGAGAAGCGGCCTGATGATCCCGGGATGGCACTGCTGGCAGCGCAATTCGTCGACACCGATCGCGTCGAGTACCTGGACAAGGCGTGA
- the rpmB gene encoding 50S ribosomal protein L28, translated as MAAVCDICGKAPGFGKSVSHSHRRTSRRWDPNIQSVRTVARPGGNKQRVNACTSCIKAGKVSRG; from the coding sequence ATGGCTGCCGTGTGCGATATCTGCGGAAAGGCGCCGGGCTTCGGCAAGTCGGTGTCGCACTCGCATCGGCGGACCAGCCGGCGCTGGGATCCGAACATCCAGTCGGTGCGTACCGTGGCGCGTCCAGGTGGCAACAAGCAGCGCGTGAACGCCTGCACCTCCTGCATCAAGGCCGGCAAGGTTTCGCGCGGCTAG
- a CDS encoding uracil-DNA glycosylase: MRSDSTGARPLTELIEDGWARALKPVETHVAQMGGFLRDELAAGRRYLPSGQNVLRAFTFPFDRVRVLIVGQDPYPTPGHAVGLSFSVGADVRPLPRSLSNIFNEYTVDLGYPQPANGDLTPWAQQGVMLLNRVLTVSPGTPASHRGKGWEAVTECAIRALVGRDQPMVAVLWGRDASTLKPLLAEGDCATIESPHPSPLSASRGFFGSRPFSRANELLQQKGADPIDWRLP, from the coding sequence GTGAGGAGCGATTCCACAGGGGCACGTCCCCTGACTGAGCTGATCGAGGACGGCTGGGCTCGCGCGCTCAAGCCGGTGGAAACGCACGTCGCGCAGATGGGGGGCTTCCTCCGCGACGAACTCGCGGCCGGCCGACGCTATCTGCCTTCGGGCCAGAATGTTCTGCGCGCCTTCACGTTCCCCTTCGACCGGGTGCGCGTGCTGATCGTCGGTCAGGATCCCTACCCGACACCGGGGCATGCGGTCGGCCTCAGTTTCTCGGTGGGCGCCGACGTCCGTCCGCTGCCGCGCAGCCTGTCGAACATCTTCAACGAGTACACCGTGGATCTGGGCTACCCGCAGCCGGCCAACGGTGATCTCACCCCGTGGGCACAACAGGGCGTGATGCTGCTCAACCGGGTGCTCACGGTGTCGCCGGGTACGCCGGCCTCACACCGCGGTAAGGGTTGGGAAGCGGTGACGGAGTGCGCGATCCGGGCGCTCGTCGGGCGCGATCAGCCGATGGTGGCAGTGCTGTGGGGCCGTGACGCGTCGACCCTCAAACCGCTACTGGCCGAAGGTGACTGCGCGACGATCGAATCACCGCACCCGTCACCGTTGTCGGCGTCGCGGGGTTTCTTCGGGTCGCGCCCGTTCAGCCGCGCCAACGAACTGCTACAGCAGAAGGGCGCCGACCCGATCGACTGGCGGCTGCCCTGA